From a single Heptranchias perlo isolate sHepPer1 unplaced genomic scaffold, sHepPer1.hap1 HAP1_SCAFFOLD_585, whole genome shotgun sequence genomic region:
- the LOC137316297 gene encoding coronin-7-like, whose amino-acid sequence MNRFRASKYKNTAPRLPARPDWISDIRAGSAVSCGNHIKSSCAFIAFNTDSPGGGSLGILSLENGNQDKRQVAELQCHADLVTDFDFSPFDDGLLATCSADETVKLWRLPGSVEQVSSAQNVTLGPETTRVECVLFHPSADGVLASGAGNTVKIWDLTQQKAFTALEDHGDQIQSLTWKKDGCLLGSSSKDKKLRVFDPRANSSAVQ is encoded by the exons GACTGGATCAGTGACATCAGAGCAGGCTCTGCTGTCTCCTGTGGAAATCACATCAAATCGAGCTGTGCCTTCATCGCCTTCAACACAGACAGCCCGG GAGGAGGGAGTCTCGGAATACTGTCCTTGGAAAATGGGAACCAGGATAAACGGCAGGTGGCAGAACTTCAGTGTCATGCAG ATCTGGTGACTGATTTTGATTTCTCGCCATTTGACGATGGTTTGCTGGCAACGTGTTCAGCCGATGAAACG GTGAAGCTGTGGCGATTGCCGGGCTCTGTTGAGCAGGTATCGTCTGCACAGAACGTCACGCTGGGACCTGAGACCACAAGGGTCGAGTGTGTGCTGTTTCATCCTTCTGCAGATGGAGTGTTAGCAAGTGGAGCTGGGAATACGGTCAAAATATGGGATCTGACTCAACAGAAGGCTTTTACGG CTCTTGAAGATCATGGGGACCAAATCCAGAGCTTGACTTGGAAGAAAGATGGCTGCCTCCTGGGATCATCCAGTAAA GATAAGAAGCTGCGAGTTTTCGATCCGAGAGCCAATTCTTCGGCTGTGCAG